The DNA window GCCGTCGCGGACCAGCCACCAGAGCAGCGCCTGGGAGGCGGCCAGGGTCAGCGACCCGGTGACCAGCAGGGCGCGCCCGGCCTTGGCCGCCAGAGCGACCCCGGCCCCGGAGGTGATCATCGATCCGATCGCGTACGGCAGGATCACCAGGCCGGTGTCCCACGCGGACCGGCCCGTCCCGGCCTGCAGGTAGATCGACAGCGCCAGGAAGAACGACGCCAGCCCACCGAAGAACAGCACCGACGCGGCGAGTCCCGAGGTGAACGGGCGCACCGACAGCAGCCCGGGGTCCAGCACCGGCTCGCCGCCGCGACGGGCCACGGCCCGCTCGTAGCCGAGGAACCCGGCCAGCAGGGCGACGCCGGCGACGAGCAGTGCCCATCCCCATGCGGGCCAGCCCCAGTCGCGGCCCTGGACCAGCGGCAGCAGCACGAGCAGGACCCCGGCCGCGGCCAGGGCCGCTCCGACCAGATCCAGACGGGCCCGCACCGGGGCGTGGGACTCGGGCAGGACCCGCGCCCCGAGGGCCAGGGCCACGACGGCGACCGGGATGTTGATCCAGAAGATGGTGCGCCAGCCCAGCCCCCACAGGTCGGCGTCGACCAGCGCGCCGCCGAGCAGGGGACCGGCCACCGACGCCAGGCCCTGGACCGCGCCGTAGGCGCCGAACGCCTTGGCCATCATGGCCGGTGCGAAGGAGGACCGGATGATCCCGAAGACCTGCGGGACCATGAAGCCGCCCGCCA is part of the Actinoplanes missouriensis 431 genome and encodes:
- a CDS encoding MFS transporter; this translates as MTSSQQNLPRVDSPDPPRVAGRAASLALLVVLFASFMDLLDVTIVTVAAPDIARDLGASEAQLQWMLAAYTLALGSGLITGGRLGDDYGRRRVFLVSLAGFAVASAACALAPTAGVLIAVRAVQGLAGGFMVPQVFGIIRSSFAPAMMAKAFGAYGAVQGLASVAGPLLGGALVDADLWGLGWRTIFWINIPVAVVALALGARVLPESHAPVRARLDLVGAALAAAGVLLVLLPLVQGRDWGWPAWGWALLVAGVALLAGFLGYERAVARRGGEPVLDPGLLSVRPFTSGLAASVLFFGGLASFFLALSIYLQAGTGRSAWDTGLVILPYAIGSMITSGAGVALAAKAGRALLVTGSLTLAASQALLWWLVRDGATPGYWSLAAAMFVGGLGLGLSAPILVNVVLAGVPGRQAGAAGGVLSTVNQIGGAVGVAVLGTVFFNALSSTGSGDPAEVFGHALAKVMPWQVATYLLAAAAMLALPKTAAAHQT